The following is a genomic window from Aquificota bacterium.
CTCCGCTAACGGTGGCTTTGTCCATAATCACATAATATAGGCCACTATGGCTGTCGCTACCACATTAACAATGGATATAGGCAACATGATCTTCCAGCCTATCTCTGTTATGTCCCTTGCTTGAAATCTTGGCAAGGTCCAGTGAAGCCAAAGGACAAAGAAGACAAGGGCAAACATCTTTATAAGGAACCAAAGGTAGGGGGAAAGGGGTCCAAAGATGGGTGGTCCAGACCAGCCACCAAAGAAGAGAACCACCGCAATGGCGGAAAGGGCCATTACATTCAAATACCACTCGGCCAAAGGAAAGACTCCAAACCTCATGCCTCCGTATTCCACGTTATAACCTGTTACCAGCTCCGCTTCTGCCTCCTGTATGTCAAAGGGCACTCTTCCCGATTCGGCCAGCATACAAAAAAGGTAAAGTATAAAGGCCACAGGCTGGTAGACTATAAACCAAACTCCTCTTTCTATCTGGGCTTGCACTATGCCAGTGGTGCTCATGGTGCCAGCCAAAAGGATAACACCAAGGACGGAAAAGCCAAGAACTACTTCATAAGATATCACTACCGCAGACTTTCTCAAAGAACCTATAAAGGCATACTTGGAGTTAGAAGCCCATCCGGAGAATATGGTGCCATACACAGCCAAAGAACCAAAGGCAAAGACCAAAAGCAAGGCAATGTTTACATCGGATATTATGGGCTTTATCTCATAGCCAAAGAGTTTAAAGCCCGGGCCAAAGGGGATTACAGAGAACAAAAGCAAGGCTGGAGCCACAGCCATAACAACGGCCAAATAATACACGGGCTTATCCGCATTCTGGGGCACTATGGACTCTTTGGTAAGGAGCTTGATACCGTCAGCCAAAGGTTGCAACAGTCCAAAAGGACCTACAAGCTTTGGTCCCATACGGGCCTGAATGTGGCCTGCCAGCTTTCTTTCAAACCATGTAAGGTAGGCACCTATTCCAAGGAAAACACCAAGAACCACAAGTATTTTGATAAGGGTTATAAGTATTGAAAGCCAAAGCTCCATCTATAACCTCCTTACCTGTCTGTTTCTCCCACCACTGGGTCCAAACTACCAAGAAGGGCTATAGCATCAGCTATGGTTCCATCTTGTATAAGCTTGGGAAAGATGGAAAGGTTATACAATGCTCCAGACCTTATTCTTAACCTGTAGGGTTTAGAACCTCCCTTGGAGTATATGTAAAAGCCCAGCTCTCCCCTTGGGTTCTCACCACTGGCGTAGACCTCTCCCGGCGGTGCAGACTCTCCATGAACCACAATACGGAAGTTCTTCACCATGTCTTCAAGGTCCATAAAAACATCTTCCTTTGGAGCCATTACGGCGGGATGTTCCTTATTTATGTATGGTGCAGATTTTGGAAGCTTTTCAAGCTTTGCCACACATTGCTCTATGATCCTCAAGCTTTGCACCATCTCCTCCATACGCACCAAATATCTATCGTATACATCTCCCACCTCTCCTACTGGAATGTCAAACTCCACCTCATCGTAGGCAGCATAAGGTTCAAGCTTTCTGATATCGTAAGGCACTCCAGAGCCTCTTGCCACAGGGCCTGTAAGGCCGTAATTGAAAACATCCTCCCTACTTATAACTCCTATATCTTTGGTTCTTCTGAGCCATATACGGTTCCTTGTAAGAAGGTTGTGGTATTCCTTTAGCCTATTTGGAAAGTCTTTTATGAAGGCCTTTACCACATCAAGGGTTCCTTCCGCAAGGTCGTAATGCACTCCACCTATCCTAAGAAAGGCAGAGGTGAGCCTAAAGCCGGCGTTCCCTTCTATTATGTCCATTATCTTCTCTCTTTCTCTAAAGGCATAAAGAAAGACGGTCAAGGCTCCAAGGTCCAAGGCGCCAGTGCCAAGCCAAAGAAGGTGGGAGTTTATCCTTTGTAGCTCTGCAAACATGGTTCTGATGTATCTGGCCTTCTCTGGCACCTCCACGCCAAGAAGTTTTTCAACGGCCGTTACATAAGAGAGTTCATTGCATATGGCCGAGATATAATCCATCCTGTCCGTATAAGGTAAAAACTGGAAGTAGTATATGTTCTCAGCTATCTTTTCCATTCCTCTGTGAAGCTGTCCAAGGATAACATCCGACTGGACTACTCTTTCCCCATCCAAGTCAAAGAGGAACCATATGGTTCCGTGGGTTCCCGGGTGCAAAGGTCCCCAGTTTAGCATAAGCTGTGCCTTCTTTTGAAGCCTTGATTTTTCTGTCCTTTCAAGGTCTTCAAGGGTTGCCACCCTTGTATGCATAACCTCATAGTCATGGCTTGGTGGATCTGTCCTTCCTGCGTATAGCTCGGTGAGAGAAGGAAGTTCTACCTCCGGAAAACCTTCAAGGGGAAAGTCTTTTCTCAAAGGATGGTAGGGATAGCCCTCCCACATAAACATCCTTCTTAGGTTTTCATGGCCCTCATACTCCACACCAAACATATCGTAGGCTTCCCTTTCGGCCCACTTTGCACAAGGCCAAAGCTTTTCAAGGGAAGGAAGCTTACCATCTTTTGCCCAAGTTTTAACAATTACCCTCTCGTTGGTATCTGGATTATAGAGTATGTATATGCCTTGGAACCTTTCCTTTTTCTCCGGGAAATCTACGCAGGTGTGGTCTATAAAGTGCCTGTAGCCTTCCTTTTCTTTTAGATGTTTAAGAAGGTCTATCAGCTTTTCCTGTTTTACATGCAGGTTTGTTGTATGCTTTGTAAATTCCACATCCACATCTTTGAACTCAAACTTTACTCTATCGGCGGTAGCTCTGTTCATCCAAGGCATAGCCTACCTCACACGCTTATTTCTCTGGGGATAAGTCCTTGACGCTCTATATCCTTCCTAAACTCCTCAAAGGCCTTGTCGTATTTTTTGACGCCTTTTTCTTTTATCTTCTTTTGTAGTTGGAGTATGCCATACAGAAGGCCCTGCGGGTGTGGTGGACAGCCGGGTATATAAACATCTACGGGTATTATCCTATCCATACCTTGAAGGGTTGAGTAGGTAGGGAAAGGACCTCCCGCAGAAGCACATCCACCCATGGTTATACACCACTTAGGGTCTGGCATCTGTTCCCACAGAAGCTTTAGCATTGGAGCCACCTTATTTACAACAGTGCCAGCCACTATAAGAAGGTCTGCCTGCCTTGGAGAGGCCCTAAAGATAACGCCAAGCCTGTCAAGGTCAAACCTTGAAGCAGCAGCATGCATCATCTCTATAGCACAACAGGCAAGACCAATGGTTAAAGGCCAAAGGGCATTACGCCTACCCCAGCTTAAAAGCTCATCTACTGTAGTTAAAACAAAGCCGTTGGAATTTAGCATAGCCATGTTAATACCTCCTTAAGGAAAATATATTCAGAACTGCCACCTTAAGGCTCCTTTCTTCCACTCATAAGCAAGCCCAAGGGTAAGTATAAAGATAAATATCAAGGCACCTACCAAACCATACAAACCAACTTCCCTAAAGACAACCGCCCAAGGAAAGAGGAAGGCAACCTCTATATCAAATAGTATTAGGGATATACCAAGTAGATAATAGCCCTGCTTAAAAACGCCCCTCGCCTCTGGGTCATAGACAGGAACACCGCATTCATAAGGGTAGCCTTCCATCTTCTCCTTTGTCTTTGGACCAAAGAGGTCGTTAAGTAAGCTAAAGGCCAAACCTACAAGAAGAGCTATCAAGAAGAATATAAGCACACCCAAGTATTCCATGATTTAATTTTAGCATCTTTGAAAATTTAAGGTAAAAGTTTATGATTAAAATCAACAAAGCCAAACTACCCAAAAGGCCCAGCTCTGCATGAGAAAAGGCAAGGATAAGGTTAAGGGAGTAGCTCACAAAGGTTGGAGAAAACCCTAAGGATTGTCATATTCCAATCAATAGCCCCTACACCTAAAAAAAGCTAAAAGATTAAGCTACTGGATAAAGCCCTTCCACAAAGCCCTTCCAAACCTCCGGCATACGGTCAAGCTCTTCCTGAGCTATCCTCCTTACCACCTCTTCAATGGCTTTTATGTCTTTTTTGGTCCTTACGCTCACATCAAGCACCTGAGGCTCGTTTATGGGCTTTCCTATCTGAGAAACTATATAACAGTAGGATTCTTCCACCTCTTCTATCTCCTTTACCACCCTTTGTGCTATAAGGTTTGCCACCCTGTTGTATATCTTCCCTATGTGAGACACTGGATTTTTGCCCGCTGCTGCCTCAAGGCTCATAGGCCTGTAGGGAGTTATAAGGCCGTTGACCCTGTTGCCCCTTCCCACCTGCCCATCATCGCCCTGCTCTGCAGAGGTACCAGTCACAGTTATATAAACAGAGTTCTCCTCCTTACTGTCTGCGGTGTTTATAAAGACCTCCACCTCCTTACCCACCACACCTTCTACCCTTTCCTTTACCTTCTTTAGGATGGCTTCCTTCTTTTGGAAGTAATCCTCTATGTCTTTTATGTATTTGCCCACAAAGGCCAAGGCTATGGTAAGCCTATATCTGTCTTTTATACGCACACCCATAACCTTTATGTCCTCTCCTATCTCAGGATGCTCCTTTTTCATATCTGGGGAGTTTAAAAAGCTTTCCGCCTCAAAGACAGCCCTTTCAAGGCTATCAAGGGGAGCATAGCCCACACCAAAGGATGTATCATTAGCCAAAGGCACCTCACCCTTCTTTTGGAACCTTTCAAAAAGCTCCACAAGGTCCTTGCTACCCGGCTTTATCTTTGTATGTATCTTTACGTGCCTTTCCACATCAAGGTTTCTTATATTCTCTCTTAGCCACCTTTTGGCGCTTTCTACAGCAAGCTCATGGGCATCAAGCCTTTTACTGCCCTTTTCCAGTATGGCCCTACCCACCAGATATATCTCTATAGGCTCTATTACCTCACCACCACCAAACTCCGCCCTTGCCACGCCGCCCACAAGCAGGGCTTTATCCACATTATGGTGCATGATGGCACCATATTCGG
Proteins encoded in this region:
- the nuoH gene encoding NADH-quinone oxidoreductase subunit NuoH, which translates into the protein MELWLSILITLIKILVVLGVFLGIGAYLTWFERKLAGHIQARMGPKLVGPFGLLQPLADGIKLLTKESIVPQNADKPVYYLAVVMAVAPALLLFSVIPFGPGFKLFGYEIKPIISDVNIALLLVFAFGSLAVYGTIFSGWASNSKYAFIGSLRKSAVVISYEVVLGFSVLGVILLAGTMSTTGIVQAQIERGVWFIVYQPVAFILYLFCMLAESGRVPFDIQEAEAELVTGYNVEYGGMRFGVFPLAEWYLNVMALSAIAVVLFFGGWSGPPIFGPLSPYLWFLIKMFALVFFVLWLHWTLPRFQARDITEIGWKIMLPISIVNVVATAIVAYIM
- a CDS encoding NADH-quinone oxidoreductase subunit D, translating into MPWMNRATADRVKFEFKDVDVEFTKHTTNLHVKQEKLIDLLKHLKEKEGYRHFIDHTCVDFPEKKERFQGIYILYNPDTNERVIVKTWAKDGKLPSLEKLWPCAKWAEREAYDMFGVEYEGHENLRRMFMWEGYPYHPLRKDFPLEGFPEVELPSLTELYAGRTDPPSHDYEVMHTRVATLEDLERTEKSRLQKKAQLMLNWGPLHPGTHGTIWFLFDLDGERVVQSDVILGQLHRGMEKIAENIYYFQFLPYTDRMDYISAICNELSYVTAVEKLLGVEVPEKARYIRTMFAELQRINSHLLWLGTGALDLGALTVFLYAFREREKIMDIIEGNAGFRLTSAFLRIGGVHYDLAEGTLDVVKAFIKDFPNRLKEYHNLLTRNRIWLRRTKDIGVISREDVFNYGLTGPVARGSGVPYDIRKLEPYAAYDEVEFDIPVGEVGDVYDRYLVRMEEMVQSLRIIEQCVAKLEKLPKSAPYINKEHPAVMAPKEDVFMDLEDMVKNFRIVVHGESAPPGEVYASGENPRGELGFYIYSKGGSKPYRLRIRSGALYNLSIFPKLIQDGTIADAIALLGSLDPVVGETDR
- a CDS encoding NADH-quinone oxidoreductase subunit B gives rise to the protein MAMLNSNGFVLTTVDELLSWGRRNALWPLTIGLACCAIEMMHAAASRFDLDRLGVIFRASPRQADLLIVAGTVVNKVAPMLKLLWEQMPDPKWCITMGGCASAGGPFPTYSTLQGMDRIIPVDVYIPGCPPHPQGLLYGILQLQKKIKEKGVKKYDKAFEEFRKDIERQGLIPREISV
- the ndhC gene encoding NADH-quinone oxidoreductase subunit A produces the protein MEYLGVLIFFLIALLVGLAFSLLNDLFGPKTKEKMEGYPYECGVPVYDPEARGVFKQGYYLLGISLILFDIEVAFLFPWAVVFREVGLYGLVGALIFIFILTLGLAYEWKKGALRWQF
- a CDS encoding methionine adenosyltransferase, coding for MANIVITPMTFKPVYELDAEIVERKGIGHPDTICDYLAENLSRELCKWYISEYGAIMHHNVDKALLVGGVARAEFGGGEVIEPIEIYLVGRAILEKGSKRLDAHELAVESAKRWLRENIRNLDVERHVKIHTKIKPGSKDLVELFERFQKKGEVPLANDTSFGVGYAPLDSLERAVFEAESFLNSPDMKKEHPEIGEDIKVMGVRIKDRYRLTIALAFVGKYIKDIEDYFQKKEAILKKVKERVEGVVGKEVEVFINTADSKEENSVYITVTGTSAEQGDDGQVGRGNRVNGLITPYRPMSLEAAAGKNPVSHIGKIYNRVANLIAQRVVKEIEEVEESYCYIVSQIGKPINEPQVLDVSVRTKKDIKAIEEVVRRIAQEELDRMPEVWKGFVEGLYPVA